A region of Streptomyces sp. NBC_01788 DNA encodes the following proteins:
- a CDS encoding multifunctional oxoglutarate decarboxylase/oxoglutarate dehydrogenase thiamine pyrophosphate-binding subunit/dihydrolipoyllysine-residue succinyltransferase subunit: MSPQSPSNSSISTDTDQAGKTSAAAFGANEWLVDEIYQQYLQDPNSVDRAWWDFFADYKPGAAAPQAPAGTAAAGAAETTTPAQAAPAAAPAAPARPAPQSAAPAAPVQPPAAPRPAAAAPAPAKPVTQAPAPEKPAVEAPAGPELVTLRGPSAAVAKNMSASLELPTATSVRAVPVKLLFDNRIVINNHLKRARGGKISFTHIIGYAMVQAIKQMPSMNWSFAQKDGKPTLVKPDHVNLGLAIDLVKPNGDRQLVVAAIKKAETLNFFEFWQAYEDIVRRARDNKLTMDDFTGVTVSLTNPGGLGTVHSVPRLMPGQSVIMGVGSMDYPAEFQGTSQDTLNKLGISKVMTLTSTYDHRVIQGAASGEFLRAVANLLLGEHDFYDDIFKSLRIPYEPVRWLKDIDASHDDDVTKAARVFELIHSYRVRGHVMADTDPLEYQQRKHPDLDITEHGLTLWDLERDFAVGGFAGKTLMKLRDILGVLRDSYCRTVGIEFMHIQDPRQRRWIQDRVERPHSKPEREEQLRILRRLNAAEAFETFLQTKYVGQKRFSLEGGESVIPLLDAVIDSAAESRLDEVVIGMAHRGRLNVLANIVGKSYAQIFREFEGNLDPKSMHGSGDVKYHLGAEGTFTGLDGEQINVSLVANPSHLEAVDPVLEGVSRAKQDIINKGGTDFTVLPVAIHGDAAFAGQGVVAETLNMSQLRGYRTGGTVHIVINNQVGFTAAPESSRSSMYATDVARMIEAPIFHVNGDDPEAVVRVARLAFEFRQAFNKDVVIDLICYRRRGHNESDNPAFTQPLMYDLIDKKRSVRKLYTESLIGRGDITLEEAEQALQDYQGQLEKVFTEVREATAQPASGDVQAPQDGFPVAVSTAVSAEVVKRIAESQVNIPDHITVHPRLLPQLQRRAAMVEDGTIDWGMGETLAIGSLLLEGVPVRLSGQDSRRGTFGQRHAVIIDRETGEDFTPLLYLSEDQARYNVYDSLLSEYAAMGFEYGYSLARPDALVMWEAQFGDFTNGAQTVVDEFISSAEQKWGQTSGVTLLLPHGYEGQGPDHSSARPERFLQLCAQNNMTVAMPTLPSSYFHLLRWQVHNPHHKPLVVFTPKSMLRLKAAASKAEEFTAGQFRPVIGDASVDPAAVKKVVFTAGKVYYDLDAERKKRGVTDAAAAETAIIRLERLYPLPGAELQAEIAKYPNAEKYLWAQEEPANQGAWPFIALNLIDHLDLAVGADIPAGERLRRISRPHGSSPAVGSAKRHQAEQEQLVREVFEA; the protein is encoded by the coding sequence GTGTCGCCACAGTCCCCCAGTAACTCGAGCATCTCGACCGACACCGACCAAGCCGGGAAGACCTCCGCGGCCGCGTTCGGTGCCAATGAGTGGCTCGTCGACGAGATCTATCAGCAGTACCTCCAGGACCCGAACTCCGTAGACCGCGCCTGGTGGGACTTCTTCGCCGACTACAAGCCGGGGGCCGCAGCCCCGCAGGCTCCGGCGGGTACCGCGGCCGCGGGGGCCGCGGAGACCACCACCCCGGCTCAGGCGGCGCCCGCCGCCGCGCCGGCCGCCCCTGCCAGGCCCGCTCCCCAGTCCGCCGCGCCGGCCGCTCCCGTGCAGCCTCCGGCCGCCCCCCGGCCCGCGGCCGCCGCTCCGGCGCCCGCGAAGCCCGTGACTCAGGCCCCGGCGCCGGAGAAGCCCGCCGTCGAGGCTCCCGCCGGTCCGGAGCTCGTCACGCTGCGCGGCCCCTCCGCCGCGGTCGCGAAGAACATGAGCGCCTCGCTGGAGCTGCCCACGGCCACGTCCGTGCGCGCCGTCCCGGTGAAGCTGCTGTTCGACAACCGCATCGTCATCAACAACCACCTCAAGCGGGCTCGCGGCGGGAAGATCTCCTTCACGCACATCATCGGCTACGCGATGGTCCAGGCCATCAAGCAGATGCCGTCGATGAACTGGTCCTTCGCGCAGAAGGACGGCAAGCCCACGCTGGTCAAGCCGGACCACGTCAACCTCGGCCTGGCCATCGACCTGGTGAAGCCCAACGGCGACCGCCAGCTCGTCGTGGCCGCCATCAAGAAGGCCGAGACGCTGAACTTCTTCGAGTTCTGGCAGGCCTACGAGGACATCGTCCGTCGTGCCCGCGACAACAAGCTGACGATGGACGACTTCACCGGCGTCACCGTCTCCCTCACCAACCCCGGCGGTCTCGGCACGGTCCACTCCGTGCCGCGGCTGATGCCCGGCCAGTCGGTGATCATGGGCGTCGGCTCCATGGACTACCCGGCGGAGTTCCAGGGCACCTCCCAGGACACCCTGAACAAGCTCGGCATCTCCAAGGTCATGACGCTCACGTCGACCTACGACCACCGGGTCATCCAGGGCGCCGCCTCCGGCGAGTTCCTGCGCGCCGTCGCCAACCTGCTGCTCGGCGAGCACGACTTCTACGACGACATCTTCAAGTCGCTGCGCATCCCTTACGAGCCGGTCCGCTGGCTCAAGGACATCGACGCCTCGCACGACGACGACGTCACGAAGGCCGCCCGCGTCTTCGAGCTGATCCACTCCTACCGGGTCCGCGGCCACGTCATGGCCGACACCGACCCGCTGGAGTACCAGCAGCGCAAGCACCCCGACCTGGACATCACCGAGCACGGGCTCACCCTGTGGGACCTGGAGCGCGACTTCGCGGTCGGCGGCTTCGCCGGCAAGACGCTGATGAAGCTGCGCGACATCCTCGGCGTGCTGCGCGACTCGTACTGCCGCACGGTCGGCATCGAGTTCATGCACATCCAGGACCCCAGGCAGCGCAGGTGGATCCAGGACCGCGTGGAGCGCCCGCACTCCAAGCCGGAGCGCGAGGAGCAGCTGCGCATCCTGCGCCGGCTGAACGCGGCCGAGGCCTTCGAGACCTTCCTGCAGACGAAGTACGTCGGCCAGAAGCGGTTCTCCCTGGAGGGCGGCGAGTCCGTCATCCCGCTGCTCGACGCGGTCATCGACTCGGCGGCGGAGTCCCGCCTGGACGAGGTCGTCATCGGCATGGCCCACCGCGGCCGCCTCAACGTCCTGGCCAACATCGTCGGCAAGTCGTACGCGCAGATCTTCCGCGAGTTCGAGGGCAACCTCGACCCGAAGTCGATGCACGGCTCCGGCGACGTGAAGTACCACCTGGGCGCCGAGGGCACGTTCACCGGCCTGGACGGCGAGCAGATCAACGTCTCGCTGGTGGCCAACCCCTCCCACCTGGAGGCGGTGGACCCGGTCCTGGAGGGCGTCTCCCGCGCCAAGCAGGACATCATCAACAAGGGCGGCACGGACTTCACGGTCCTGCCGGTGGCCATCCACGGCGACGCGGCCTTCGCGGGCCAGGGCGTGGTGGCCGAGACCCTGAACATGTCGCAGCTGCGCGGCTACCGCACCGGCGGCACGGTCCACATCGTCATCAACAACCAGGTCGGCTTCACGGCCGCCCCGGAGTCCTCGCGTTCCTCCATGTACGCGACGGACGTGGCGAGGATGATCGAGGCCCCGATCTTCCACGTGAACGGCGACGACCCGGAGGCCGTGGTCCGCGTGGCGCGGCTCGCCTTCGAGTTCCGCCAGGCGTTCAACAAGGACGTGGTGATCGACCTCATCTGCTACCGCCGCCGCGGTCACAACGAGTCGGACAACCCGGCCTTCACCCAGCCGCTGATGTACGACCTGATCGACAAGAAGCGCTCGGTGCGCAAGCTCTACACCGAGTCGCTGATCGGCCGGGGCGACATCACCCTGGAAGAGGCCGAGCAGGCACTGCAGGACTACCAGGGTCAGCTGGAGAAGGTCTTCACCGAGGTCCGCGAGGCCACCGCCCAGCCGGCCTCCGGTGACGTCCAGGCGCCGCAGGACGGCTTCCCGGTCGCGGTCTCCACGGCCGTCTCCGCCGAGGTCGTCAAGCGCATCGCCGAGTCCCAGGTCAACATCCCCGACCACATCACCGTCCACCCGCGGCTGCTGCCGCAGCTCCAGCGCCGGGCGGCGATGGTCGAGGACGGCACGATCGACTGGGGCATGGGCGAGACCCTCGCCATCGGCTCGCTGCTCCTTGAGGGCGTCCCGGTCCGGCTGTCCGGCCAGGACTCCCGCCGCGGCACCTTCGGCCAGCGGCACGCGGTGATCATCGACCGTGAGACGGGCGAGGACTTCACCCCGCTGCTGTACCTGTCCGAGGACCAGGCCCGGTACAACGTCTACGACTCGCTGCTGTCCGAGTACGCGGCGATGGGCTTCGAGTACGGCTACTCGCTGGCCCGCCCGGACGCGCTGGTGATGTGGGAAGCCCAGTTCGGCGACTTCACCAACGGCGCCCAGACGGTGGTGGACGAGTTCATCTCCTCCGCCGAGCAGAAGTGGGGCCAGACCTCCGGCGTCACCCTGCTCCTGCCGCACGGCTACGAGGGCCAGGGCCCGGACCACTCCTCCGCCCGCCCGGAGCGGTTCCTCCAGCTCTGCGCGCAGAACAACATGACGGTCGCGATGCCGACCCTGCCGTCGAGCTACTTCCACCTCCTGCGGTGGCAGGTGCACAACCCGCACCACAAGCCGCTGGTCGTCTTCACCCCGAAGTCGATGCTGCGCCTGAAGGCCGCGGCCTCGAAGGCGGAGGAGTTCACCGCGGGCCAGTTCCGTCCGGTCATCGGCGACGCGTCGGTGGACCCGGCGGCGGTCAAGAAGGTCGTCTTCACGGCGGGCAAGGTCTACTACGACCTGGACGCCGAGCGGAAGAAGCGCGGCGTGACCGACGCTGCAGCTGCCGAGACGGCGATTATCCGCCTCGAGCGGCTCTACCCGCTGCCGGGTGCCGAGCTCCAGGCCGAGATCGCCAAGTACCCGAACGCGGAGAAGTACCTCTGGGCCCAGGAGGAGCCGGCGAACCAGGGCGCGTGGCCGTTCATCGCCCTGAACCTCATCGACCACCTGGACCTGGCGGTCGGCGCGGACATCCCGGCCGGCGAGCGCCTGCGCCGCATCTCCCGTCCGCACGGCTCCTCCCCGGCCGTCGGTTCCGCGAAGCGGCACCAGGCGGAGCAGGAGCAGTTGGTGCGCGAGGTGTTCGAGGCGTAA
- a CDS encoding HAMP domain-containing sensor histidine kinase encodes MRDGPAARRNQGEPWGGVRPFSIKTKLGALVVISVLITTGLLLIAVRTATELRFITVFSMIATLLITQFVAHSLTAPLDEMNTVARSISHGDYTRRVRENRRDELGDLAQTINRMADDLEAEDRQRKELVANVSHELRTPIAGLRAVLENIVDGVTEADPETMRTALKQTERLGRLVETLLDLSRLDNGVVPLKLRRFEVWPYLAGVLKEANMVASARAGIASGSGSHTRTDVHLHLDVFPSDLTAHADPERIHQVVANLIDNAVKHSPPHGRVTVKARRGARPHSLELEVLDEGPGIPRSEWHRVFERFDRGAVHRPHGPGSDGGTGLGLAIARWAVDLHGGRIGVAESERGCRILVTLPGLPSLPS; translated from the coding sequence ATGAGGGACGGGCCGGCCGCACGGAGGAACCAGGGCGAGCCCTGGGGTGGCGTACGCCCGTTCTCGATCAAGACCAAGCTGGGCGCACTGGTCGTCATATCGGTGCTGATCACCACGGGTCTGCTGCTGATCGCCGTGCGCACGGCGACGGAGCTGCGGTTCATCACGGTCTTCTCGATGATCGCCACCCTGCTCATCACGCAGTTCGTGGCGCACTCGCTCACCGCGCCGCTGGACGAGATGAACACGGTGGCCCGCTCCATCTCGCACGGCGACTACACGCGCCGGGTGCGCGAGAACCGCCGGGACGAGCTGGGCGACCTGGCCCAGACGATCAACCGCATGGCCGACGACCTGGAGGCCGAGGACCGCCAGCGCAAGGAGCTGGTGGCGAACGTCTCGCACGAGCTGCGCACGCCCATCGCGGGCCTGCGCGCGGTGCTGGAGAACATCGTCGACGGGGTCACGGAGGCCGACCCCGAGACCATGCGCACGGCGCTGAAGCAGACCGAGCGGCTGGGCCGGCTGGTGGAGACGCTCCTTGACCTGTCCCGGCTGGACAACGGCGTGGTGCCGCTCAAGCTGCGCCGCTTCGAGGTGTGGCCCTACCTGGCGGGCGTGCTGAAGGAGGCCAACATGGTCGCCTCGGCCCGCGCGGGCATCGCCTCCGGCTCCGGCAGCCACACCCGTACGGACGTCCATCTGCACCTGGACGTCTTCCCGTCCGACCTGACCGCGCACGCCGACCCCGAGCGCATCCACCAGGTGGTCGCCAACCTGATCGACAACGCGGTCAAGCACAGCCCGCCGCACGGGCGCGTGACGGTGAAGGCGCGGCGCGGTGCGCGGCCGCACTCGCTGGAGCTCGAGGTCCTGGACGAGGGGCCCGGCATCCCGCGTTCGGAGTGGCACCGCGTCTTCGAGCGTTTCGACCGGGGCGCGGTGCACCGGCCGCACGGTCCGGGCAGCGACGGCGGCACCGGACTCGGTCTGGCGATCGCCCGCTGGGCGGTGGACCTGCACGGCGGCCGGATCGGTGTGGCCGAATCCGAGCGGGGCTGCCGGATCCTTGTCACTCTTCCGGGTCTGCCGTCTTTGCCAAGTTGA
- a CDS encoding response regulator transcription factor, with protein sequence MEQTHTAHNGTTATPGAQRRVLVVEDDQTIMDAIATRLRAEGFLVQTAGDGPAAVDTAEAWQPDLLILDIMLPGFDGLEVCRRVQAQRPVPVMMLTARDDETDMLVGLGVGADDYMTKPFSMRELAARVHVLLRRMERAALAAATPRSGILRLGELEIDHAQRRVRVRGEDVHLTPTEFDLLVCLANTPRAVLSREQLLAEVWDWADASGTRTVDSHIKALRRKIGAERIRTVHGVGYALETPTP encoded by the coding sequence ATGGAGCAGACACACACCGCGCACAACGGCACGACGGCCACCCCGGGCGCTCAGCGCCGGGTCCTGGTGGTCGAGGACGACCAGACCATCATGGATGCCATCGCCACCCGCCTGCGCGCCGAGGGATTCCTCGTGCAGACCGCGGGCGACGGCCCGGCAGCCGTCGACACCGCCGAGGCCTGGCAGCCGGACCTGCTGATCCTCGACATCATGCTGCCCGGCTTCGACGGCCTGGAGGTCTGCCGCCGCGTGCAGGCCCAGCGCCCGGTGCCGGTGATGATGCTCACCGCGCGGGACGACGAGACCGACATGCTGGTCGGCCTCGGGGTCGGCGCCGACGACTACATGACCAAGCCGTTCTCGATGCGGGAGCTGGCCGCACGCGTGCATGTGCTGCTGCGCCGCATGGAGCGGGCCGCGCTGGCCGCGGCGACCCCGCGCAGCGGCATACTGCGCCTGGGCGAGCTGGAGATCGACCACGCCCAGCGCCGGGTGCGCGTGCGCGGCGAGGACGTCCACCTCACGCCCACCGAGTTCGACCTGCTGGTGTGCCTGGCGAACACCCCGCGCGCGGTGCTCTCGCGCGAGCAGCTCCTTGCGGAGGTGTGGGACTGGGCGGACGCCTCCGGCACCCGGACCGTGGACAGCCACATCAAGGCGCTGCGCCGGAAGATCGGCGCGGAGCGGATCCGCACGGTGCACGGCGTGGGCTACGCCCTGGAGACACCGACGCCATGA
- a CDS encoding spermidine synthase — MTGSYDAPEVLDRREGPYGEVVLRRHGALLQIIANGCFLMDTSDGRSERLLVDAALAALPERRAPSVLIGGLGVGFSLAHAAADPHWGRITVVERERAIIDWHRDGALAELTADALADPRTEVVEGDMVAYVNETYDTFDALCLDIDNGPDWTVTEDNEELYGPAGLASCSRALRPGGVLAVWSAKPSAEFEGTLRNVGFRQVRTEEVPVARGVPDVVHLAVRPG; from the coding sequence ATGACCGGCTCCTACGACGCCCCTGAGGTGCTGGACCGCCGCGAGGGCCCCTACGGCGAGGTCGTGCTGCGCCGGCACGGGGCGCTGCTGCAGATCATCGCCAACGGCTGCTTCCTGATGGACACCTCCGACGGGCGCTCCGAGCGCCTCCTGGTCGACGCGGCGCTGGCCGCGCTGCCGGAGCGGCGTGCGCCGAGCGTGCTGATCGGCGGCCTCGGCGTCGGCTTCTCACTCGCGCACGCCGCGGCGGACCCGCACTGGGGACGGATCACTGTTGTCGAACGCGAACGCGCGATCATCGACTGGCACCGCGACGGCGCCCTCGCCGAGCTGACCGCGGACGCGCTGGCCGACCCGCGCACCGAGGTCGTGGAAGGCGACATGGTCGCCTACGTCAATGAGACATACGACACGTTCGACGCGCTGTGCCTGGACATCGACAACGGCCCCGACTGGACGGTCACCGAGGACAACGAGGAGCTGTACGGGCCGGCCGGACTGGCAAGCTGCTCCAGGGCGTTGAGGCCCGGCGGGGTGCTCGCGGTGTGGTCCGCGAAGCCATCTGCGGAATTTGAAGGAACCTTGCGGAATGTCGGATTCCGACAGGTGCGCACCGAAGAGGTCCCCGTTGCCCGGGGCGTTCCGGACGTCGTGCACCTCGCGGTCCGACCTGGATAG
- a CDS encoding rhomboid-like protein, whose amino-acid sequence MDRTATAGPPDSPTPSGSPQPPAQVPQALDGMPQQRAGDAAPVDAGGEPARSARPAAGLRGLRPWRLLPSPTGTPFTFGYTALLAVTSLVARYADPAVVDALHQSSSTDVAHLVRAPLLVLPASALWIAGGVVSAYSLCFLLVLTALERRIGGPRTAGVFLFGHVLATLATEVPVGLAVLAGRLPGSSAHRLDYGISFGVAASLGALAGLLTPWLRWPLLLVFVALLVQDLTGFVDPMTSCGHLIAVGLGVATWPVIRRWRRARAAE is encoded by the coding sequence GTGGATCGGACCGCGACGGCCGGCCCCCCGGACTCGCCGACACCTTCGGGGTCGCCTCAGCCTCCGGCGCAGGTGCCGCAGGCGCTGGACGGGATGCCGCAGCAGCGGGCGGGCGACGCCGCCCCGGTGGACGCGGGTGGGGAGCCGGCTCGCTCGGCGCGGCCCGCCGCGGGGCTGCGCGGTCTGCGTCCGTGGCGGCTGCTGCCCAGCCCCACGGGCACCCCGTTCACCTTCGGGTACACGGCCCTGCTCGCCGTCACCTCGCTCGTCGCCCGGTACGCCGATCCCGCGGTGGTGGACGCCCTGCACCAGAGCTCCAGCACGGACGTCGCCCATCTGGTGCGGGCGCCCCTGCTGGTGCTGCCCGCCAGCGCGCTGTGGATCGCGGGCGGCGTCGTGTCGGCGTACTCCCTCTGCTTCCTGCTGGTGCTCACCGCGCTGGAGCGGCGGATAGGCGGACCGCGTACCGCCGGTGTGTTCCTGTTCGGGCACGTGCTGGCCACCCTCGCCACCGAGGTCCCCGTCGGGCTCGCGGTGCTCGCGGGCCGCCTGCCGGGCAGCTCGGCGCACCGCCTCGACTACGGCATCAGCTTCGGTGTCGCGGCCAGCCTCGGCGCCCTGGCCGGTCTGCTCACGCCCTGGCTGCGCTGGCCCCTGCTCCTCGTGTTCGTGGCCCTGCTGGTCCAGGACCTGACGGGCTTCGTCGACCCGATGACGAGCTGCGGCCATCTGATCGCGGTGGGGCTCGGCGTGGCGACGTGGCCGGTGATACGCCGCTGGCGCCGGGCACGTGCCGCGGAGTGA
- the lon gene encoding endopeptidase La translates to MAAESTEFTPLTLPVLPLDDEVVLPGMVVPLDLSDAEVRAAVEAAQAAARDEPGKPRVLLVPRVEGTYARTGVLGTVEQVGRLADGDPGALIRGRGRVRIGAGTTGPGAALWVEGTRIDENVPEPAPGQVAELMKEYKALATAWLRKRGAWQVVDRVQAIDDVSALADNSGYSPFLTTEQKVELLETADPVARLRLATRQLRDHLAEQDVAESIAKDVQEGVDKQQREFLLRRQLEAVRKELRELNGESDGEESDDYRARVEAADLPEKVREAALKEVDKLERSSDASPEGSWIRTWLDTVLGMPWNERTDDSASAYDIQGARAVLDAEHAGLEDVKERITEYLAVRKRRGDRGLGVIGGRRGGAVLALVGPPGVGKTSLGESVAHAMGRKFVRVALGGVRDEAEIRGHRRTYVGALPGRIVRAVKEAGSMNPVVLLDEIDKVGSDFRGDPAAALLEVLDPAQNHTFRDHYLEVELDLSDVVFLATANVLEAIPEALADRMEIVRLDGYTEDEKVVIARDHLLPRQLERAGLRQDEVTIEEGALRRLAGEYTREAGVRTLERSIARLLRKIAAQHELGEQELPFTVTDGELRGLIGRPHHVPESAQDPAERRTSVPGVATGLAVTGAGGDVLFVEASLADPETGAAGLTLTGQLGDVMKESAQIALSFLRSHGAELELPVGDLKDRGVHIHFPAGAVPKDGPSAGITMTTALASLLSGRLVRTDVAMTGEVSLTGRVLPIGGVKQKLLAAHRAGVTTVVIPKRNEPDLDDVPVEVLDRLDVHAVTDVRQVLDLALAPATNGASQEMPAAA, encoded by the coding sequence ATGGCTGCTGAGTCCACCGAGTTCACACCGCTCACCCTGCCCGTGCTGCCGCTCGACGACGAGGTCGTGCTGCCCGGGATGGTGGTTCCGCTGGATCTGAGTGACGCCGAGGTACGGGCCGCGGTGGAGGCCGCGCAGGCCGCCGCGCGGGACGAGCCGGGCAAGCCCAGGGTGCTGCTGGTGCCGAGGGTCGAGGGGACGTACGCCAGGACCGGTGTACTGGGCACGGTCGAACAGGTGGGCCGCCTGGCCGATGGCGACCCGGGCGCGCTCATTCGCGGGCGCGGCCGGGTGCGGATCGGAGCCGGGACCACCGGCCCCGGCGCCGCGCTGTGGGTCGAGGGGACCCGGATCGACGAGAACGTGCCCGAGCCGGCGCCCGGCCAGGTCGCCGAACTGATGAAGGAGTACAAGGCGCTCGCCACCGCCTGGCTGCGCAAGCGCGGCGCCTGGCAGGTCGTCGACCGTGTGCAGGCCATCGACGACGTCTCCGCGCTCGCCGACAACTCCGGCTACTCGCCCTTCCTGACCACCGAGCAGAAGGTCGAGTTGCTGGAGACCGCCGACCCGGTGGCCCGCCTCAGGCTCGCCACCCGGCAACTGCGCGACCACCTCGCCGAGCAGGACGTGGCCGAGTCCATCGCCAAGGACGTCCAGGAGGGCGTCGACAAGCAGCAGCGCGAGTTCCTGCTGCGCCGCCAGCTGGAGGCCGTCCGCAAGGAACTGCGCGAACTGAACGGCGAGAGCGACGGCGAGGAGTCCGACGACTACCGCGCCCGTGTCGAGGCCGCCGACCTGCCCGAGAAGGTCCGGGAGGCCGCGCTCAAGGAGGTCGACAAGCTGGAGCGGTCCTCCGACGCCTCGCCCGAGGGCTCCTGGATCCGCACCTGGCTCGACACGGTCCTCGGCATGCCGTGGAACGAGCGGACCGATGACAGCGCTTCCGCCTACGACATTCAGGGCGCCAGAGCGGTCCTGGACGCCGAGCACGCGGGCCTCGAGGACGTGAAGGAGCGGATCACCGAGTACCTGGCGGTGCGCAAGCGGCGCGGCGACCGGGGCCTCGGCGTGATCGGCGGGCGGCGCGGCGGAGCCGTGCTCGCGCTCGTCGGGCCGCCCGGCGTGGGCAAGACCAGCCTCGGCGAGTCCGTCGCCCATGCCATGGGCCGCAAGTTCGTGCGCGTCGCCCTGGGCGGCGTCCGGGACGAGGCGGAGATCCGCGGCCACCGGCGTACGTACGTGGGCGCGCTGCCCGGGCGGATCGTGCGCGCCGTCAAGGAGGCCGGGTCGATGAACCCGGTGGTCCTGCTCGACGAGATCGACAAGGTGGGCTCCGACTTCCGCGGCGACCCGGCCGCGGCGCTGCTCGAGGTCCTGGACCCGGCGCAGAACCACACCTTCCGGGACCACTACCTGGAGGTGGAGCTGGACCTGTCCGACGTCGTCTTCCTGGCCACGGCCAACGTTCTGGAGGCGATCCCGGAGGCGCTGGCCGACCGGATGGAGATCGTGCGCCTGGACGGCTACACGGAGGACGAGAAGGTCGTCATCGCCCGCGACCACCTGCTTCCGCGCCAGCTCGAGCGGGCCGGTCTGCGCCAGGACGAGGTGACGATCGAGGAGGGCGCGCTGCGCAGGCTCGCCGGCGAGTACACGCGTGAGGCGGGCGTGCGGACCCTGGAGCGGTCCATCGCGCGGCTGCTGCGCAAGATCGCGGCCCAGCACGAACTGGGCGAGCAGGAGCTGCCGTTCACCGTCACCGACGGTGAGCTGCGGGGACTGATCGGGCGTCCGCACCACGTTCCGGAGTCCGCGCAGGACCCGGCCGAGCGGCGTACGTCCGTCCCGGGTGTGGCGACGGGCCTCGCGGTCACCGGGGCCGGGGGCGACGTCCTCTTCGTCGAGGCGTCCCTTGCGGACCCGGAGACGGGTGCGGCCGGGCTGACCCTGACCGGCCAGCTGGGCGACGTGATGAAGGAGTCCGCGCAGATCGCGCTGAGCTTCCTGCGCAGCCACGGCGCCGAGCTGGAGCTGCCCGTGGGCGATCTGAAGGACCGGGGCGTGCACATCCACTTCCCGGCGGGCGCGGTGCCGAAGGACGGTCCGAGCGCGGGCATCACCATGACGACCGCGCTCGCCTCGCTCCTGTCCGGCCGCCTGGTCCGCACGGACGTGGCGATGACCGGCGAGGTCTCGCTGACGGGCCGTGTCCTGCCCATCGGCGGCGTCAAGCAGAAGCTGCTCGCCGCCCATCGCGCGGGTGTGACCACGGTGGTCATCCCCAAGCGCAACGAGCCCGACCTGGACGACGTCCCGGTGGAGGTCCTGGACCGGCTCGACGTCCACGCCGTCACGGACGTCCGCCAGGTCCTGGACCTGGCCCTCGCCCCGGCGACGAACGGCGCCTCACAGGAGATGCCGGCCGCCGCGTGA
- a CDS encoding lysozyme, whose protein sequence is MSVHRSGTARGRRLTAAGALLAAFFLLLTLPSAAATAPARGSAHMGMGVVPHDGRGGTPAGGNAAVAQTEGVDVAGYQGSVAWSTLWSSGVRWAYAKATEGTYYTNPSFAQQYNGSYNVGMIRGAYHFATPDTTSGAAQANYFVDHGGGWSRDGRTLPGTLDIEWNPYGAACYGKTASAMVSWIADFLNTYKARTGRDAVIYTATSWWTDCTGNYGGFAANNPLWIARYASDPGTLPAGWGFYTMWQYTSSGPTVGDHDKFNGALDRVQALANG, encoded by the coding sequence ATGTCCGTGCACAGATCCGGAACGGCCCGCGGGCGGCGGCTCACCGCCGCGGGAGCCCTGCTCGCCGCGTTCTTCCTGCTCCTCACCCTCCCGTCCGCCGCCGCCACCGCGCCCGCCCGCGGCTCCGCCCACATGGGCATGGGCGTCGTGCCGCACGACGGCCGGGGCGGCACGCCGGCCGGCGGGAACGCCGCCGTCGCCCAGACCGAGGGTGTCGACGTGGCCGGCTACCAGGGCAGCGTCGCCTGGTCCACGCTCTGGAGCAGCGGCGTCAGGTGGGCGTACGCGAAGGCCACCGAGGGGACGTACTACACGAACCCCTCCTTCGCCCAGCAGTACAACGGCTCGTACAACGTGGGCATGATCCGCGGCGCGTACCACTTCGCCACCCCGGACACCACGAGCGGCGCCGCCCAGGCCAACTACTTCGTCGACCACGGCGGCGGCTGGTCCCGCGACGGCAGGACCCTGCCGGGCACCCTCGACATCGAGTGGAACCCGTACGGGGCCGCCTGCTACGGCAAGACGGCGAGCGCGATGGTCAGTTGGATCGCCGACTTCCTGAACACCTACAAGGCCCGCACGGGCCGGGACGCCGTGATCTACACGGCCACGAGCTGGTGGACCGACTGCACCGGCAACTACGGCGGTTTCGCCGCCAACAACCCGCTATGGATAGCCCGTTACGCCTCGGACCCGGGCACCCTGCCGGCCGGCTGGGGCTTCTACACCATGTGGCAGTACACCTCGTCAGGGCCGACGGTCGGCGACCACGACAAGTTCAACGGCGCCCTGGACCGGGTCCAGGCACTGGCCAACGGCTGA